TTTTTGTTCTTGAATTCGGGACGTCCCGCCAACAAACGGGCCGCATATACTGCCGCTCCCGAAGAAATCCCGGCGAGCAAACCTTCGGTTGCCGCCAATTCACGTCCCGCACGAATCGCTTCATCATCGGGCACGCTTATTACTTCGTCCACCACAGACGCATCATAAAGTTTCGGAATAAAATTGGCACCAATCCCCTGAATACGATGCGGAGCCGCCTCTCCTCCTTCCAGAACCGGAGATGCTGCCGGTTCCACGGCTACAATATGAATTTTCGGATTATGTTTCTTCAATGCACGGGCTACACCGCAAACCGTTCCTCCCGTACCAACTCCCGCCACAAAAGCCGCGACTTCGCCGTCCGTATCTTTCCATATTTCCTCGCCTGTCGTCCGTTCGTGAACGGCGGCATTGGCCGGATTCTCGAATTGCTGTAAAATCACCGAACCGGGAATACTGTCACGCAGTTCCTCCGCTTTAGCGATAGACGCTGCCATGCCTCCCAGTCCGTCCGTCAATACGATTTGTGCACCGAGTGCCTTCAACAGATTCCTCCGTTCCAGGCTCATCGTTTCGGGCATAGTCAATATGAGATGATAACCTTTTATAGTAGACACCATTGCCAGCCCGACACCGGTATTTCCACTTGTGGGTTCGATAATCGTCGCACCGGGTTTCAGAACTCCGCGAGCTTCGGCGTCTTCAATCATCGAAAGAGCCACCCGGTCCTTCACACTCCCTGCCGGATTGAATGCTTCCAGCTTGGCGATAATATTTTGTTCCATACCATATTTCCCGCAATAACCGGAAAGTTCCATTAGAGGAGTATTACCTACCAGATCGGTTAGTTTCTTTACTATCTTTGCCATTTTATTACATTTTATGTCACTTGTACGACAAAGATAGAGAAAAAAAGGTATGTTTTATATCACATCATGAGAAAGATAAGGAAAAGTATAGTAACTTTGTATCCGTTCAATCTTTTTAAGTTTACAGATATGAAAAAGAGAATCATACAATTTCTCACGACTTATTTTTTGTTTGTCCTCTTATTTGCACTTCAGAAACCTATCTTCATGGTTTATTACCGTGAATTATATATCAACGCGTCTCTCGGAGACTATTTCCGGGTCATGTGGCACGGACTTCCCTTGGATTTATCACTGGCGGGATATCTGACCGCTATTCCGGGCCTGCTGCTCATCGCCTCCGCCTGGACCGATTCATCCGTGCTCCGTCGTATCCGCCAAGTCTACTTCGGACTGATTGCTTTCATCATGGCTTGCATCTTTATCGTCGACCTGGGATTGTACGGCTTTTGGGGATTCCGCCTGGACGCCACTCCGATTTTCTATTTCTTCTCCTCTCCCAAGGACGCCATGGCAAGTGTCAGCTTTTGGTTCGTACTGCTGGGGATAGTAGCCATGCTGATTTACGCCGGTATTTTATACTGCATTTTCTACTACGTACTGATCCGCGAGAAGAACCCCATGAAGATACCTTATCGCCGGCAAAATGTCTCTCTCGCATTATTATTACTGACGGCAGCGCTTTTCATCCCTATCCGCGGCGGTTTCACCGTATCGACCATGAACTTAAGCAAAGTATATTTCAGTTCCGACCAACTGATGAACCATGCCGCCATTAATCCGGCATTCAGTTTCATGTACTCTGCCACGCATCAGAATAACTTCGAGAAGCAGTATCGTTTCATGGACCCTAACACAGCCGACAAGCTATTTGCGGAAATGGTGGACAAACCCGCCACACCGGCCGACAGTATCCCGCAACTCCTGAATACCCAACGCCCGAATATCGTCTTTATCATTCTTGAAAGTTTCTCCACACACCTGATGGAAACTTTCGGTGGGCAGCCGAATGTAGCTGTCAATATGGATAAATTTGCCAAAGAAGGTATCTTATTCAGTAACTTCTATGCCAACAGCTTCCGTACCGACCGTGGTCTGGCGTCTATCATCAGCGGATATCCCGGACAGCCGAGCACCAGCATTATGAAATATCCCGAAAAGACGGACAAACTTCCTTCGATCCCGCGCAGCTTGAAAAACGCCGGATACAACCTTGAATATTATTACGGCGGAGATGCGGACTTTACGAATATGCGCTCTTACCTGGTATCTTCCGGTATCGGAAAGATTATTTGCGACAAGGATTTCCCTTTGTCCGAACGTACCGGCAAGTGGGGGGCACAAGACCACGTATTATTCCAGCGTCTGCTGAAAGACATGAAAGAGGAAAAGCAACAGGAACCGTTCCTGAAACTTGTCCAGACTTCAAGCAGCCACGAACCTTTTGAAGTTCCGTTTCACCGGCTGGATGACAAGGTTCTCAATGCATTCGCTTATGCCGACAGTTGCGTAGGCGACTTCATCAAACAATACCAGGAACTCCCACAGTGGAAAAATACAGTATTTGTACTCGTTCCCGATCATCAAGGAGCCTATCCATATCCGATCGAGAATCCACTGGACGGACAAACAATCCCTCTTATTTTAATCGGAGGCGCGATAAAGGAACCACGTGTGATAGATACTTATGCTTCGCAGATTGACATTGCCGCCACCCTGCTTTCACAACTGGGACTGCCACACGATGAATTTACTTTCAGCAAGGATATCCTGAATCCGTCATCTCCTCATTTCGGATATTTCACCCGCCCGAACTACTTCGGTATGGTGACTCCCGAAAATCAATTGGTATATAATTTGGATGCCAACACCGTACAACTTGACGAAGGAACGGAGAAAGGAGCAAATTTGGAAAAGGGAAAAGCTTTCTTGCAAAAGCTCTATGACGACCTGGCCAAACGTTAGAATAACAGAAATACAGATTATTTATTAAGCGGTATAGAACAATATCTTCTTCTTTATTGTATATTTGCAACGTTCAAAAATATAACAATAAAGACTGATGATAAATACCGAAATTATCAATTTCCTTTCGGAAGTGGACACCAATGTCTTCCTGTTCTTCAACGGCATACATTCCCCCTTTTGGGACTATTTTATGAGTGCTTTCACGGGGAAAATTATATGGGTACCGATGTACGCTACCATATTATACATATTGCTAATCAATTTCCATTGGAAGGTAGTCCTGTGCTATGTGGCTGCGATCGCGCTTACCATAACCTTTGCCGACCAGATGTGCAGCAGTATCATCCGTCCGGTCGTGGCACGTCTGCGTCCTGCCAATCCGGAAAATCCGATTGTAGACCTGGTGCATATCGTAAACGGCTATCGCGGAGGAAGTTACGGTTTTCCTTCCTGTCATGCCGCCAACTCTTTCGGCCTTGCCATGTATGTAGTATTCCTGTTCCGTAAACGCTGGTTAAGTGTTTTCATCATAACCTGGGCAGTTCTCAATTGTTACACGCGCATATACTTGGGCGTACATTACCCCGGAGACTTAATTGTAGGAGGCATCATCGGAGGGTTCGGCGGCTGGCTGTTCTGTACGATTGCCCATAAAATAGCTTCTTACCTGCAAAAGCCTTCCCGTGTAAGAAGAAATACTATCAGACAAACATCGGTCACTATGTATGTAGGCTTCCTGACAGTACTCGGCATCATTATTTACTCTACAATCAAAAGCTGGTAGAAACAAAAAACAATCCGAAATATATAAAGAAAAGCCTGACAACCGGGAAAAGTTGTCAGGCTTTCTTATATGAAGGGGTTACCCGATAAAGGGATATTAGCGCCTGATACAATTATTCTTTTTATCAAGCTTTTCTAATGTAATCTACAATCCATTGTCCCACTTCTTTGGTTCCGTATTTGGCACCACCGGCAACTTGGATTTCAGGTGTACGTACATTCTCGTCCAGAGAAGCGTCTACTGCTTTACGAATCAACGCTCCTTCTTCTTTAAGGTCGAAATACTCGAACAACATAGCTACGGAAAGAATCTGTGCCAACGGATTAGCAATATTCAGCCCTTTAGCCTGCGGCCATGAACCGTGAATCGGTTCGAACACCGGAGTACTTTCCCCTGTAGAGGCCGACGGAAGTAATCCCATAGAACCACTGATTACAGAACCTTCATCGGTCAGAATATCACCGAATGTATTTTCCGTTACCATTACGTCAAAGAAAGCCGGCTCCTGAATCATCTTCATCGCAGCATTATCCACAAACATATAATCAGTCGTCACTTCCGGATACTGAGGGGCCATTTCCTGTGCAATCTGACGCCACAGGCGGGAAGAAGCAAGGACATTCGCCTTATCTACCACGGTCAAGTGTTTTCTGCGCTTCATTGCATATTCGAAAGCTACTTTCAGGATACGTTCGATTTCCGGACGGGTATAATAGTTAGTGTCATAGGCCTTGTCGTTATCCTGATATTTCTCGCCGAAGTACATACCTCCGGTCAGTTCGCGGATACAGATGAAATCTGCATTTTCTACCAGTTCCGCACGCAACGGTGATTTGTGAATCAAGCATTTGAATGTCTGTACGGGACGGATGTTAGCGAAAAGTCCCAACTTCTTACGCATTGCCAGTAATCCCTGTTCCGGACGGACTTTGGCAGTAGGATCATTGTCAAACTTCGGGTCGCCGACAGCAGAGAACAAGACTGCATCCGCGTTCTTACAAGCCTGATATGTTTCTTCCGGAAACGGATCTCCTACCTCGTCAATGGCATTCGCACCACAGATTGCATATTCGTAACTTACTTTGTGACCAAACTTCTCGCAAACGGCACTCATCACCTCTACACCTTGCACAGAGATCTCCGGCCCGATACCGTCGCCTGCTAATACAGCAATTTTAAAATCCATAATCGTTAATTCTTCTATTTATATATACTTATAAAACATTCTTCGGACAAGCCGATTCTCACCTACTCTTTCTCATATTCATCTTCAATGATATTCAGCATTTTCACGGTCGCCTTAATGGCAGCCTCGGTCTGGTCCGCATCCAGTCCGCGCGTACGGAAAGCACAGTCCTCATAACTCCACATGATTACTGTCTGTACAAAAGCGTCCGTGCGTCCGCCCGGAGGAATTGTTACCGTATAATTGGTCAGCATCGGGAATTTACGTCCCAGTGTCACCTTATATATCTTACGCAAAGCACGCACAAATGCATCATACTGACCGTCACCGCTCGAACTTTCCTCGTACTCCTTGCCATTGATTTCTATTTTCAGCGTCGCCATTGGTTTCAAGCCATGAGCCAGATTGACAAAGTAACTTTTCAGTCTGACCTTCTCACCTATCGCACCATGCTTCAACACATCGGAAACGATATACGGCAAATCTTCCTGGGTCACCAATTCTTTCTTATCCCCCAATTCGATGATACGCTCCGTCACCTTACGCATAGAGTCCTCGTCCAGTTCCAGACCGAGGTCCTCCAGATTCTTACGGATGTTCGCCTTGCCACTGGTCTTTCCTAACGCATACTCCCGCTTTCTTCCGAACCGTTCGGGCAACAGGTCATTGCAATACAGGTTATTCTTATTATCACCGTCAGCATGAACTCCGGCAACCTGCGTAAAGACATTCTCCCCCACAATCGGCTTATTGGCAGGAATGACAATACCCGAATATGATTCTACCACCCGGCTGACATCATTCAGGCGGCTCTCATCAATATTGGTCACTGCATTGAAGTGGTCTTTCAGAATAGCCTGCACACTTGAAAGAGGAGCATTACCCGCGCGTTCGCCTAGTCCGTTGATCGTTGTGTGCAATCCTTTGGCACCGCTCAACACGGCAGCCAGCACATTGCTCACCGCCAGATCATAGTCATTGTGGGCATGGAAATCGAAGTGCATATTCGGATAATGCTTCTTCATCTTCCGCATATATTCAATTACCTGCAACGGATTCAGGATACCCAAAGTGTCAGGCAGCATATAACGTTTGATACTGGTATGCTTCAATCCCTCCATGAGTTGAAATACATATTCGGGAGAGTCCTTCATTCCGTTGCTCCAATCCTCCAGATAGACATTGACAGCAATATCCTGTTCATCGGCATAGCGCACCACATTGATGATATCCTCAATATGTTCTTCGGGACTTTTCTTCAATTGCTGCGTACAGTGTTTCAGCGAACCTTTGCAAAGCAGGTTGATGACGCGGCAACCGGTATGCTGTATCCAGTCCACCGAAGTATGGCCGTCTACAAATCCCAGCACTTCCACTTTATGAAGCAGATTGCGGCGGGCTGCCCAGTCGCAGATCATCTTCACGGCTTCAAACTCACCGTCCGACACACGCGCCGAAGCAACCTCTACCCGGTCTACTTTTAAATCCTCCAACAGCAAACGGGCAATCATTAGTTTTTCATGAGGCACAAAAGATACTCCGCTGGTCTGTTCACCGTCACGGAGCGTTGTGTCCATGATCTCTATTTTGACGCCTTGTTTTCCCATTCTTCGATTTTATTTTTATTGCTTAGCAAGAAATCTATATCATCCAGTCCGTTCATCAGACAAAGTTTCTTATAAGCGTTGATTTCAAAATGTTCACTCTTGCCTGTAGCCTTGTTAGTAATGGTCTGTTCGGGAAGATTCACCTCCACTTCCATTTTCGGGTCAGCATAGATAGAGTCGAACAATTCCTGAAGAAATCCTTCTGTAACGACTACCGGAAGCACGAAGTTATTCAACTCGTTATTCTTGTGAATATCTGCAAAGAAACTAGAGACTACCACCCGGAAACCATAACCCGCAATAGCCCAAGCAGCATGCTCGCGGCTCGAACCGGAACCGAAGTTCTTCCCTGCCACCAATACCTGTCCCCCATAAGTAGGATTGTTCAGCACAAATTCTTCATTCAGTGAACCGTCGGCATTATAACGCCAGTCACGAAACAGATTATCGCCGAAGAACTTTTCTTCACGAGTCGTTGCTTTCAGGAAACGGGCCGGAATAATCTGGTCAGTATCTACATTTTCTAAAGGAAGAGGTACACAAGTACTTGTTATTATATTAAATTTTGTCTTAGCCATCTTTGTCTACTATTTTAAGATTTGCAATTTCTCGATTGTCAATTACATTAATTCTCTCGGATCGGTAATCACCCCTGTCACCGCTGCGGCAGCAGCTACCAGCGGACTGGCAAGCAAAGTGCGTGCACCGGGTCCCTGACGCCCTTCAAAGTTACGGTTACTGGTAGATACGGAATATTTTCCGGCAGGAATCTTATCATCATTCATCGCCAGACAAGCAGAACATCCCGGTTGGCGGATTGCAAAACCGGCTTCCGTCAATATCTTGTCTATTCCTTCCTTCCGAATCTGCGCATCTACCATCCATGAACCCGGAACCAGCCATGCTATCACGTTTTCCGCTTTCTTACGTCCTTTCACAATAGAGGCAAACGCACGGAAATCTTCGATACGGCCGTTTGTACAAGCACCGAGGAACACATAATCAATCTTCTTGCCCAACAAAGATTCGCCTGGTTGAAAGCCCATATAATCCAGTGACTTCTTGAAAGAAACCTGTGCTGTTTCACTCATTCCTTCAGTAGTAGGAATATGCCGGGTGATCCCCATCCCCATTCCCGGATTCGTTCCGTAGGTAATCATCGGTTCAATATCAGCTGCATCGAAACGCACTTCTTTGTCAAATACGGCATCATCATCGCTCTTCAACGTCTTCCAATATTCCAAAGCTTTGTCCCACGCCTCCCCTTGCGGAGCACTTTCACGCCCCTTGATATATTCAAAAGTCACTTCGTCCGGAGCCACCATACCACCACGTGCACCCATTTCGATAGAAAGGTTACAGAGAGTAAGGCGTCCTTCCATAGTCAGATTACGGATAGCCGAGCCGGCATATTCTACAAAGTATCCGGTAGCACCGCTTGTAGTCATCTTAGACATCATATAAAGCGCCACATCTTTTGCAGTCACTCCTTTGCCCAGTTCACCGTCCACTGTGATACGCATTGTTTTCGGCCGCGACTGGAGAATACATTGCGATGCTAGCACCATTTCCACCTCACTGGTTCCGATACCGAAAGCGATTGCTCCCATAGCACCGTGAGTAGAAGTGTGTGAATCACCGCACACGATTGTCATTCCCGGCAAAGTCAAGCCACGTTCGGGACCTACTACGTGAATAATACCATTCTTTGGATGCATCATGCCAAAGTGCGTCAATCCGAAATCCTTGGCATTTTTCGTAAGTGTATCGACCTGTGTCTTGGAAACCGGATCTTCAATCGGCTTGTCCTGATCATGTGTCGGTGTATTATGGTCGGGCATACAGAATACCTTTTCCGGACGCAACACTTTGATCCCACGTTCACGCAGTCCTGCAAAAGCCTGGGGACTGGTCACTTCATGGCAATATAACCGATCTATATAAAGCTGTGTCGGGCCGTCTTCCACGGTAGTCACCACATGGGCGTCCCATATCTTATCAAATAATGTATTCATCTGTCTATTTACTATTTTACTAATTACTATTTACAAATTTAGTCAATCCCTGTAATGCTGAGATATGACCTCAGTCTCTATCTTATGATTTGAACTTGTTGATACAGTCAATATAGGCTTCTACCGAAGCGGCGATAATATCCGTATTAGCTCCGAAACCATAATATATCTGGTTATCGTATTCCACCTGCATGTGAACTTTACCTACGTCATCACTTCCCTTGCTGATAGCCTGAATAGTAAATTCTTTCAGTGTCATGTGGCGGTCAACAATCTTCTTCAATGCTTTGATAGCAGCGTCCACCGGACCATTACCACTGGCACAAGCTTCAAACTTCTCACCGGAGATATTCAATCCGAGACTGGCTACCGAACGTACACCGACACCACTTGTCACCTGCAAATAATCCAACTTGATGCGATGATTCACACTGCGGTCGGCACCTGCCAATACCAGTATATCATCGTCGTTGATATCTTTCTTCTTATCAGCCAGCTTCAGGAATTCTTCGTAAACCTTATCCAGCTTATCCTGTTCCAAATTAACCCCCAAGATATTCAGGCGGTTCTTCAATGCAGCACGCCCGCTACGGGCAGTCAATACGATAGAGTTATCATCGATACCCACATCGTGCGGATCAATAATCTCATAGGTCTGTACATTCTTCAAGACACCGTCCTGATGGATACCGGAAGAGTGTGCAAAAGCATTCCGTCCGACAATCGCCTTATTCGGCTGTACCGGCATATTCATCAAACTGGATACCATGCGGCTTGTCGGATAAATCTTCTGGGTATTGATATTTGTCTGAATATCGATTTCGTGATGACTCTTGATAATCATAGCGATTTCTTCGAGTGCAGTGTTACCGGCACGTTCACCGATACCGTTAATTGTAACTTCCACCTGACGGGCACCGTTCAAGACACCTGCTATAGTGTTTGCAGTTGCCATACCCAAATCGTTGTGGCAATGAGTAGAGATAATTGCATTATCAATACCGTCTACATGGTCAATCAGGTATTTAATCTTGGCACCATATTCAGAAGGCAAACAGTAACCGGTCGTATCCGGAATGTTCACCACCGTAGCACCGGCTTTAATAACAGCTTCTACCACACGTGCCAGATATTCATTATCCGTACGGCCTGCATCTTCTGCATAAAATTCCACATCATCCACAAAACGACGCGCATATTTTACAGCAGCTACCGCACGTTCGATAATTTCTTCACGGTTCGAATTGAATTTGTATTTGATATGCGAATCAGAAGTTCCGATACCTGTATGAATCCGTTTGTGCTTAGCAAACTTCAATGCGTCTACAGCTACATCAATATCTTTTTGAACAGCACGGGTCAAGGCACAAATAGTAGGCCAGGTCACCGCTTTAGAAATCTCAATCACAGAATTAAAATCACCCGGACTTGAAATTGGGAATCCTGCTTCAATCACGTCTACTCCCAGAGCTTCCAATGCCTTCGCAACTTGAATCTTTTCTACTGTATTCAACTGACATCCCGGAACCTGTTCACCATCGCGAAGGGTGGTATCAAAAATAAATAACCTATTGTCCATCTTCTATTTATATTATATAATTATTAGCATTAAAAAAGCCTTTCACACATGGAAGTGAGAAAGGCTTTCGTATATCTTCATTATACACATTTACGCGTAGCACTCACTTCCACTAACCCTTGATAGTAGAATAATAATACCGCATAGTAGAATATGTATAAACATCTGATTCATCTTTTGTCTCTTTTATTAGTTTGACGGTGCAAAGGTATAGATAATTTCTTTACCACCAAATAATACGTTACTTTTTTATCATAAAAAACTTCATTTCATAAGTTAAAGGCAAATTTTATAAATAATGTATCACTTATAGAGGTAAGTTCCATTAAACAGAAAAAGGGAACGTCGTGTCTTATACACTTCGTCCCCTCTTTCGTTATCGTTCTAAGTCAATAGATTACTTCTTATTGCAGCATTCTTTCTTTTCTGCACAGTCTGCTTTCTTGTCGCAAGCAGTAGCGCAAGAATCTTTAGCCTGGCAGCAAGAATCAGCTTCTTCAACAACGGCAGCAGCTTCTACTGTTTCTACAGTTGTTTCTTCGCCTTCAGTAGCAGCATTATTAGTTTTGTTACCTGCACAAGACATCATTGCAAAGGAAAATGTTACTGCAACAGCAGCTAAAAATAGTTTCGTTTTCATACTCTTTAAATTTGCTTTAAACGTTGAATAAAATAATTGTCGGTGACAAATATAGCATAAATTTCCCAGACTACCAAAACAGATGAAGCCCCTCCGGTATTTCTACTGAAGGGGCTTCATAAAAAACGGCGGCTACCTACTCTCCCACTGTTACGCAGTACCATCGGCGTGACGAGGCTTAACTTCTCTGTTCGGAATGGGAAGAGGTGGAACCCTCGTGCTATAACCACCTGAAAAAGGTTATGACATGACGAAAAGTAAAATGAAAGACATTTGACAAGCTAAACGTATATAACAACCGTCCCGCAGAAAGAAAGTGGACGGGCAATTAGTAATGCTCGGCTATGATGTTACCACCTGTACACCTGCATCCTATCAACGTCATCGTCTTTGACGACCCTAAGAAATCTAATCTTGTGGCTGGCTTCGTACTTAGATGCTTTCAGCACTTATCCAATCCCGACTTAGATACCCAGCAATGCACCTGGCGGCACAACTGGTAAACCAGAGGTCAGTCCAACACGGTCCTCTCGTACTAGTGTCAGAGCCACGCAAATTTCATACGCCCACGATAGATAGAGACCGAACTGTCTCACGACGTTCTGAACCCAGCTCGCGTGCCACTTTAATGGGCGAACAGCCCAACCCTTGGGACCTTCTCCAGCCCCAGGA
The nucleotide sequence above comes from Bacteroides caccae. Encoded proteins:
- the cysK gene encoding cysteine synthase A gives rise to the protein MAKIVKKLTDLVGNTPLMELSGYCGKYGMEQNIIAKLEAFNPAGSVKDRVALSMIEDAEARGVLKPGATIIEPTSGNTGVGLAMVSTIKGYHLILTMPETMSLERRNLLKALGAQIVLTDGLGGMAASIAKAEELRDSIPGSVILQQFENPANAAVHERTTGEEIWKDTDGEVAAFVAGVGTGGTVCGVARALKKHNPKIHIVAVEPAASPVLEGGEAAPHRIQGIGANFIPKLYDASVVDEVISVPDDEAIRAGRELAATEGLLAGISSGAAVYAARLLAGRPEFKNKKIVALLPDTGERYLSTELFAFDAYPLD
- a CDS encoding LTA synthase family protein, whose amino-acid sequence is MKKRIIQFLTTYFLFVLLFALQKPIFMVYYRELYINASLGDYFRVMWHGLPLDLSLAGYLTAIPGLLLIASAWTDSSVLRRIRQVYFGLIAFIMACIFIVDLGLYGFWGFRLDATPIFYFFSSPKDAMASVSFWFVLLGIVAMLIYAGILYCIFYYVLIREKNPMKIPYRRQNVSLALLLLTAALFIPIRGGFTVSTMNLSKVYFSSDQLMNHAAINPAFSFMYSATHQNNFEKQYRFMDPNTADKLFAEMVDKPATPADSIPQLLNTQRPNIVFIILESFSTHLMETFGGQPNVAVNMDKFAKEGILFSNFYANSFRTDRGLASIISGYPGQPSTSIMKYPEKTDKLPSIPRSLKNAGYNLEYYYGGDADFTNMRSYLVSSGIGKIICDKDFPLSERTGKWGAQDHVLFQRLLKDMKEEKQQEPFLKLVQTSSSHEPFEVPFHRLDDKVLNAFAYADSCVGDFIKQYQELPQWKNTVFVLVPDHQGAYPYPIENPLDGQTIPLILIGGAIKEPRVIDTYASQIDIAATLLSQLGLPHDEFTFSKDILNPSSPHFGYFTRPNYFGMVTPENQLVYNLDANTVQLDEGTEKGANLEKGKAFLQKLYDDLAKR
- a CDS encoding phosphatase PAP2 family protein, with the protein product MINTEIINFLSEVDTNVFLFFNGIHSPFWDYFMSAFTGKIIWVPMYATILYILLINFHWKVVLCYVAAIALTITFADQMCSSIIRPVVARLRPANPENPIVDLVHIVNGYRGGSYGFPSCHAANSFGLAMYVVFLFRKRWLSVFIITWAVLNCYTRIYLGVHYPGDLIVGGIIGGFGGWLFCTIAHKIASYLQKPSRVRRNTIRQTSVTMYVGFLTVLGIIIYSTIKSW
- the leuB gene encoding 3-isopropylmalate dehydrogenase, which produces MDFKIAVLAGDGIGPEISVQGVEVMSAVCEKFGHKVSYEYAICGANAIDEVGDPFPEETYQACKNADAVLFSAVGDPKFDNDPTAKVRPEQGLLAMRKKLGLFANIRPVQTFKCLIHKSPLRAELVENADFICIRELTGGMYFGEKYQDNDKAYDTNYYTRPEIERILKVAFEYAMKRRKHLTVVDKANVLASSRLWRQIAQEMAPQYPEVTTDYMFVDNAAMKMIQEPAFFDVMVTENTFGDILTDEGSVISGSMGLLPSASTGESTPVFEPIHGSWPQAKGLNIANPLAQILSVAMLFEYFDLKEEGALIRKAVDASLDENVRTPEIQVAGGAKYGTKEVGQWIVDYIRKA
- a CDS encoding alpha-isopropylmalate synthase regulatory domain-containing protein encodes the protein MGKQGVKIEIMDTTLRDGEQTSGVSFVPHEKLMIARLLLEDLKVDRVEVASARVSDGEFEAVKMICDWAARRNLLHKVEVLGFVDGHTSVDWIQHTGCRVINLLCKGSLKHCTQQLKKSPEEHIEDIINVVRYADEQDIAVNVYLEDWSNGMKDSPEYVFQLMEGLKHTSIKRYMLPDTLGILNPLQVIEYMRKMKKHYPNMHFDFHAHNDYDLAVSNVLAAVLSGAKGLHTTINGLGERAGNAPLSSVQAILKDHFNAVTNIDESRLNDVSRVVESYSGIVIPANKPIVGENVFTQVAGVHADGDNKNNLYCNDLLPERFGRKREYALGKTSGKANIRKNLEDLGLELDEDSMRKVTERIIELGDKKELVTQEDLPYIVSDVLKHGAIGEKVRLKSYFVNLAHGLKPMATLKIEINGKEYEESSSGDGQYDAFVRALRKIYKVTLGRKFPMLTNYTVTIPPGGRTDAFVQTVIMWSYEDCAFRTRGLDADQTEAAIKATVKMLNIIEDEYEKE
- the leuD gene encoding 3-isopropylmalate dehydratase small subunit, whose amino-acid sequence is MAKTKFNIITSTCVPLPLENVDTDQIIPARFLKATTREEKFFGDNLFRDWRYNADGSLNEEFVLNNPTYGGQVLVAGKNFGSGSSREHAAWAIAGYGFRVVVSSFFADIHKNNELNNFVLPVVVTEGFLQELFDSIYADPKMEVEVNLPEQTITNKATGKSEHFEINAYKKLCLMNGLDDIDFLLSNKNKIEEWENKASK
- the leuC gene encoding 3-isopropylmalate dehydratase large subunit — its product is MNTLFDKIWDAHVVTTVEDGPTQLYIDRLYCHEVTSPQAFAGLRERGIKVLRPEKVFCMPDHNTPTHDQDKPIEDPVSKTQVDTLTKNAKDFGLTHFGMMHPKNGIIHVVGPERGLTLPGMTIVCGDSHTSTHGAMGAIAFGIGTSEVEMVLASQCILQSRPKTMRITVDGELGKGVTAKDVALYMMSKMTTSGATGYFVEYAGSAIRNLTMEGRLTLCNLSIEMGARGGMVAPDEVTFEYIKGRESAPQGEAWDKALEYWKTLKSDDDAVFDKEVRFDAADIEPMITYGTNPGMGMGITRHIPTTEGMSETAQVSFKKSLDYMGFQPGESLLGKKIDYVFLGACTNGRIEDFRAFASIVKGRKKAENVIAWLVPGSWMVDAQIRKEGIDKILTEAGFAIRQPGCSACLAMNDDKIPAGKYSVSTSNRNFEGRQGPGARTLLASPLVAAAAAVTGVITDPRELM
- a CDS encoding 2-isopropylmalate synthase; protein product: MDNRLFIFDTTLRDGEQVPGCQLNTVEKIQVAKALEALGVDVIEAGFPISSPGDFNSVIEISKAVTWPTICALTRAVQKDIDVAVDALKFAKHKRIHTGIGTSDSHIKYKFNSNREEIIERAVAAVKYARRFVDDVEFYAEDAGRTDNEYLARVVEAVIKAGATVVNIPDTTGYCLPSEYGAKIKYLIDHVDGIDNAIISTHCHNDLGMATANTIAGVLNGARQVEVTINGIGERAGNTALEEIAMIIKSHHEIDIQTNINTQKIYPTSRMVSSLMNMPVQPNKAIVGRNAFAHSSGIHQDGVLKNVQTYEIIDPHDVGIDDNSIVLTARSGRAALKNRLNILGVNLEQDKLDKVYEEFLKLADKKKDINDDDILVLAGADRSVNHRIKLDYLQVTSGVGVRSVASLGLNISGEKFEACASGNGPVDAAIKALKKIVDRHMTLKEFTIQAISKGSDDVGKVHMQVEYDNQIYYGFGANTDIIAASVEAYIDCINKFKS